From one Brevibacterium sp. 'Marine' genomic stretch:
- a CDS encoding FAD-binding monooxygenase, with product MHFHQNGYVSADPRIEEAAGYGIERSEELPDEVDVLIVGSGPAGMIAAAQLSQYPHVNTRMIEKRDSRLVIGQADGIQARSVETFQAFGFAEEIMREGYHITEMAFWNPDPENPENIIRTGRPKDDEHGISEFPHLIVNQARVLDYFAQFAAQSPGKITPDYGIEFVDLTVDQDAATASAKDHPVSVTVRYTAGERTGEERTIRAGYVVGCDGARSKVRSSIGRTMSGDQANHAWGVMDVLADSDFPDIRTKCAISSKHGNILHIPREGGHLFRMYVDLGEVPEDDARKVRSTSIDEIIRRANAIIAPYSIDVKNVAWHSVYEVGHRLTDAFDDTDETAPDSQCPRVFITGDACHTHSAKAGQGMNVSMQDGFNIAWKLGQVISGRSSTELLRTYSAERQVAAKNLIEFDKEWSTLMATPQEELPDKTYLEDFYVKTAEFPAGFMTEYTESMITTPTTHQELAVGFPIGKRFKSARVKRSCDANFIHLGHEARADGRWRVYVFADRAAPVVDSSADGSAGESKVAALAEWLASDPASPLVAFRREGEDPDALVELSVIYQQEHKEFAFPDVPQVFRPHVGAYDLEYVEKIYATLPDEDIFEAREISRDGAVVVVRPDQYVSGIFPLDAHAEIGDYFAGVFEPVK from the coding sequence ATGCATTTCCATCAGAACGGCTACGTGTCCGCGGACCCGCGGATCGAAGAGGCCGCTGGGTACGGAATCGAGCGCAGCGAGGAGCTGCCCGATGAGGTCGATGTCCTCATCGTCGGCAGCGGTCCCGCGGGAATGATCGCGGCGGCTCAGCTGTCGCAGTACCCGCACGTGAACACGCGGATGATCGAGAAGCGCGATTCCCGGCTGGTCATCGGTCAGGCCGACGGCATCCAGGCGCGTTCCGTCGAGACCTTCCAGGCGTTCGGCTTCGCCGAGGAGATCATGCGCGAGGGCTACCACATCACGGAGATGGCGTTCTGGAATCCGGATCCTGAGAACCCCGAGAACATCATCCGCACCGGTCGGCCCAAGGATGACGAGCACGGGATCAGCGAGTTCCCGCACCTCATCGTCAACCAGGCACGCGTGCTCGACTACTTCGCCCAGTTCGCCGCCCAGTCCCCCGGCAAGATCACGCCCGACTATGGGATCGAATTCGTCGACCTCACGGTCGACCAGGACGCCGCGACCGCCTCGGCGAAGGATCATCCGGTATCGGTCACCGTCCGTTACACCGCAGGCGAGCGCACCGGGGAGGAACGCACCATCCGCGCCGGCTACGTCGTCGGGTGCGACGGTGCCCGGTCGAAGGTCCGGTCGTCGATCGGTCGGACGATGTCCGGCGATCAGGCCAATCATGCCTGGGGTGTGATGGATGTGCTCGCGGATTCCGATTTCCCCGATATCCGCACCAAGTGTGCGATCTCGTCGAAGCACGGCAACATCCTCCACATCCCCCGCGAGGGCGGGCATCTGTTCCGGATGTACGTCGATCTCGGCGAGGTGCCCGAAGATGATGCGCGCAAGGTGCGGTCGACGAGCATCGACGAGATCATCCGCCGGGCGAATGCGATCATCGCGCCCTACAGCATCGACGTGAAGAACGTGGCCTGGCATTCGGTCTACGAGGTCGGGCACAGGCTCACGGACGCCTTCGACGACACCGATGAGACCGCACCCGATTCGCAGTGCCCACGCGTGTTCATCACCGGCGATGCCTGCCATACGCATTCGGCGAAGGCCGGACAGGGAATGAACGTGTCCATGCAGGACGGCTTCAACATCGCGTGGAAGCTCGGGCAGGTCATCTCGGGCCGGTCGTCGACGGAGCTGCTGCGCACCTACTCCGCCGAACGGCAGGTGGCGGCGAAGAATCTCATCGAGTTCGACAAGGAATGGTCGACGCTCATGGCGACTCCGCAGGAGGAGCTGCCGGACAAGACCTACCTCGAGGACTTCTACGTCAAGACCGCGGAGTTCCCAGCCGGGTTCATGACCGAGTACACGGAGTCGATGATCACGACGCCGACGACGCATCAGGAGCTCGCGGTCGGATTCCCGATCGGCAAGCGGTTCAAGTCGGCTCGGGTCAAGCGCAGCTGCGATGCGAATTTCATCCACCTCGGTCACGAAGCGCGTGCCGATGGTCGCTGGAGAGTCTATGTCTTCGCCGATCGGGCCGCTCCGGTCGTCGACAGCTCCGCTGACGGCTCCGCCGGTGAGTCGAAGGTGGCGGCGCTGGCGGAGTGGCTCGCATCTGATCCGGCCTCTCCCCTGGTTGCCTTCCGCCGGGAGGGCGAGGATCCCGATGCCCTCGTTGAGCTCAGCGTCATCTACCAGCAGGAACACAAGGAGTTCGCGTTTCCCGATGTGCCGCAGGTCTTCCGTCCGCACGTGGGCGCCTACGACCTCGAATACGTGGAGAAGATCTACGCGACCCTGCCCGACGAGGACATCTTCGAGGCCCGCGAGATCAGCCGCGACGGCGCCGTCGTCGTGGTCCGCCCCGACCAGTACGTCTCCGGCATCTTCCCGTTGGACGCACATGCCGAGATCGGCGACTACTTCGCAGGAGTCTTCGAACCCGTGAAGTGA
- a CDS encoding MFS transporter translates to MAAQKHTQTRVAFATIVGTSIEWYDYFLYAAASGLIFNQLFFGPLGSTLSTMVAFATVGISFLFRPLGAFLAGHFGDKLGRRVVLIITLIAMGAATALIGFLPTYESAGVLAPILLIALRIIQGISAGGEWGGAVLLAVEHADEKSRGLRGSFPQIGVSIGLLLSSGVLALMTSIAPGDAFLEWGWRVPFFLSIVLVFIGYWIRRGVEESPVFHEIAERKEQVTNPLGTLIKSHWLLVVLASLVFMGNNAAGYMTTGGYIQNYATDPAGPIGLGRGPVLWAVAASAVSWLVFTIIAGAVSDRIGRRNTYILGWILLLAGIFSLFPLVNTGSVGMLLLGLVVLTIGLGFTYGQQPAMYAELFPSSVRFSGVSVSCAIGSILGGAFAPTIAKGLVSSTGTTASVAVYLGVVAVHALAATLLLRDRTGIPLGPDHEDEQAVSPIIGIGAPQVTRDDGDRRHPADTRSYMN, encoded by the coding sequence ATGGCAGCACAGAAGCACACTCAGACCCGGGTGGCGTTCGCGACGATCGTCGGCACGAGCATCGAGTGGTACGACTACTTCCTCTACGCGGCGGCCTCGGGGCTGATCTTCAACCAGCTCTTCTTCGGCCCGCTCGGATCGACGCTGTCGACCATGGTCGCCTTCGCGACGGTCGGGATCAGCTTCCTCTTCCGCCCCTTGGGCGCATTCCTCGCCGGACATTTCGGCGACAAGCTCGGCCGCCGGGTGGTCCTCATCATCACGCTCATCGCCATGGGCGCCGCAACTGCGCTCATCGGCTTCCTGCCGACCTACGAATCCGCGGGCGTGCTCGCCCCGATCCTGCTCATCGCCCTGCGCATCATCCAAGGCATCTCAGCCGGCGGAGAATGGGGCGGAGCCGTTCTGCTCGCCGTCGAGCACGCAGATGAGAAGTCACGCGGACTGCGCGGTTCCTTCCCGCAGATCGGCGTGTCCATCGGCCTTCTGCTGTCCTCGGGCGTACTCGCCCTGATGACGTCGATCGCCCCGGGCGATGCCTTCCTCGAATGGGGCTGGCGGGTGCCGTTCTTCCTCTCCATCGTGCTCGTCTTCATCGGCTACTGGATCCGCCGCGGAGTCGAGGAATCCCCCGTGTTCCACGAGATCGCCGAACGCAAGGAGCAGGTGACGAACCCGCTGGGCACGCTCATCAAGAGCCACTGGCTGCTCGTCGTCCTCGCCTCGCTCGTCTTCATGGGCAACAACGCCGCCGGATACATGACCACCGGCGGATACATCCAGAACTACGCCACGGACCCGGCCGGCCCCATCGGCCTCGGGCGCGGTCCCGTGCTCTGGGCCGTGGCCGCCTCGGCGGTGTCCTGGCTGGTGTTCACGATCATCGCGGGCGCCGTCTCGGACAGGATCGGACGCCGGAACACCTACATCCTCGGCTGGATCCTCCTGCTCGCGGGCATCTTCTCTCTGTTCCCGCTGGTCAACACCGGTTCGGTGGGCATGCTCCTGCTCGGACTCGTCGTCCTCACCATCGGCTTGGGCTTCACCTACGGTCAGCAGCCGGCGATGTACGCCGAGCTGTTCCCCTCCAGCGTCCGCTTCTCCGGGGTCTCGGTCTCCTGTGCGATCGGGTCGATCCTCGGCGGCGCCTTCGCCCCGACGATCGCGAAGGGCCTCGTGTCATCGACGGGAACGACCGCCTCGGTGGCGGTGTACCTGGGCGTCGTCGCCGTGCACGCCCTCGCCGCGACCCTGCTGCTGCGTGATCGCACCGGAATTCCGCTGGGCCCCGACCACGAGGACGAGCAGGCGGTGAGCCCGATCATCGGGATCGGGGCGCCGCAGGTGACCCGCGATGACGGTGACCGGCGCCACCCCGCCGACACCAGATCGTATATGAACTGA
- a CDS encoding fumarylacetoacetate hydrolase family protein, producing the protein MSTPAGVPARPGKIIAVHVAYESRAAQRGKRPAQPSYFLKAASSVAASGQSIKRPAGTSLLAFEGEIAVVIGTSARNVTEADAWSYVAGVTASNDFGLYDMKTPDKGSNVRSKSRDGYTPLGPELIPAAEAAPDSLRLRTWVNGEVVQDDGTRADQLIFTLPRIVADLSQHLTLEPGDVILTGTPAGSSVVAPGDTVEVEVTAASANGEELSSGRLTTTVVDGPGDFDENLGSLPAVNEALTVDAWGSRVAAGLAPEGDADGTAATALDADLVAKLTEAPTAGLSAQLRSRGLNNVVIEGVAPLKPGAKIVGTAKTLRFVPNREDLFKSHGGGFNAQKQAFDSIRPGEVVVIEARGESGSGTLGDILALRAKSLGAAGVVTDGGVRDSAEVAEILPVFSTAKNPAVLGRKHVPWESDVAVACGNATVLPGDVIVADDDGAIVIPRGLVEEVVDAALAKEVEDGWVAEQVAAGNPIEELFPPKGEWKAKFDEWKASR; encoded by the coding sequence ATGTCGACTCCAGCAGGTGTTCCCGCCCGCCCGGGCAAGATCATTGCCGTTCATGTGGCCTATGAGTCCCGTGCGGCGCAACGAGGAAAACGCCCCGCCCAGCCGTCCTACTTCCTCAAGGCGGCCAGCTCCGTCGCCGCCTCCGGCCAGTCCATCAAGCGCCCGGCAGGCACCTCGCTGCTCGCCTTCGAAGGTGAGATCGCCGTCGTCATCGGCACGTCTGCCCGCAATGTCACCGAGGCCGACGCCTGGTCGTATGTGGCCGGCGTGACCGCCTCGAACGACTTCGGCCTCTACGACATGAAGACCCCGGACAAGGGGTCGAACGTGCGCTCGAAGAGCCGCGACGGCTACACCCCGCTGGGTCCCGAACTCATTCCCGCCGCCGAGGCGGCCCCCGACTCCCTGCGCCTGCGCACCTGGGTCAACGGCGAGGTCGTCCAGGATGACGGCACGCGAGCCGACCAGCTCATCTTCACCCTCCCGCGGATCGTCGCGGACCTCAGCCAGCATCTCACCCTCGAGCCCGGTGACGTCATCCTCACCGGCACCCCGGCCGGATCCTCGGTCGTCGCCCCCGGTGACACGGTCGAGGTCGAGGTCACGGCCGCCTCGGCGAACGGCGAAGAGCTGAGCTCCGGACGATTGACCACCACGGTCGTCGACGGGCCCGGCGACTTCGACGAGAATCTCGGCAGCCTCCCCGCGGTGAACGAGGCACTCACCGTCGACGCCTGGGGCTCGCGTGTTGCCGCCGGACTTGCCCCGGAGGGCGACGCCGATGGCACTGCCGCGACGGCACTCGACGCCGACCTCGTCGCCAAACTCACCGAGGCTCCGACCGCGGGCCTGTCGGCTCAGCTGCGGTCGCGCGGACTCAACAATGTCGTCATCGAAGGTGTGGCCCCGCTGAAACCGGGCGCGAAGATCGTCGGCACCGCGAAGACCCTGCGCTTCGTACCCAACCGCGAAGACCTGTTCAAGTCCCACGGCGGCGGTTTCAACGCCCAGAAGCAGGCGTTCGACTCGATCCGCCCCGGCGAGGTCGTCGTCATCGAAGCCCGCGGCGAATCCGGTTCGGGCACCCTCGGCGACATCCTCGCCCTGCGTGCGAAATCTCTCGGCGCCGCCGGCGTCGTCACCGACGGGGGAGTCCGCGACTCCGCCGAGGTGGCCGAGATCCTGCCCGTGTTCTCCACCGCGAAGAACCCTGCCGTGCTAGGTCGCAAGCACGTGCCGTGGGAATCGGACGTGGCCGTGGCCTGCGGAAACGCCACCGTCCTACCCGGCGATGTCATCGTCGCCGACGACGATGGAGCCATCGTCATCCCCCGTGGCCTCGTCGAAGAAGTCGTCGACGCGGCACTGGCCAAGGAGGTCGAGGACGGTTGGGTGGCCGAACAGGTCGCCGCCGGCAACCCGATCGAAGAGCTCTTCCCGCCCAAGGGCGAATGGAAGGCGAAATTCGACGAATGGAAGGCCTCACGGTGA
- a CDS encoding GntR family transcriptional regulator: MEGLTVKTEQAATAAPSLSKAETAYRWIRERVADQTYQPGHKLVLAQIALELDTSVVPVREAIRRLEADGLVTFERNVGARVAMVDQGSYTQSMEAVAILEAAAVAQAQGHLGADDLDAAEQINDRMRALLDEFEPAEFTRLNHEFHETLYRRCPNERLCTLVELEWDRLNHLRDSTFSFVPERALESVEEHSRIVALIRARASAQEVERAVREHRSATLHSFQNSQTTTAPTTDLQTDSRKDNS; this comes from the coding sequence ATGGAAGGCCTCACGGTGAAGACCGAACAGGCAGCGACCGCGGCCCCGTCCCTGAGCAAGGCCGAGACCGCTTACCGGTGGATCCGCGAGCGCGTCGCCGACCAGACCTACCAGCCCGGGCACAAACTTGTGCTCGCGCAGATCGCCCTCGAACTCGACACCTCCGTGGTGCCGGTGCGCGAGGCCATCCGTCGGTTGGAGGCCGACGGGCTCGTGACCTTCGAGCGCAACGTCGGGGCCCGCGTGGCCATGGTCGACCAGGGCTCCTATACCCAGTCGATGGAAGCGGTCGCGATTCTCGAGGCCGCGGCCGTCGCCCAAGCTCAGGGCCACCTCGGTGCCGATGATCTCGATGCCGCGGAGCAGATCAACGATCGGATGCGGGCGCTGCTCGACGAATTCGAACCGGCCGAGTTCACCCGACTCAACCACGAATTCCACGAGACGCTCTACCGGCGCTGCCCGAACGAGCGGCTGTGCACCCTCGTCGAACTCGAATGGGACCGACTCAACCACCTGCGGGATTCGACGTTCTCCTTCGTCCCCGAACGGGCGCTCGAGTCGGTGGAGGAACACTCCCGCATCGTCGCCCTCATCCGAGCTCGCGCCTCGGCGCAGGAGGTCGAACGGGCCGTGCGCGAGCACCGCTCGGCCACGCTGCACAGCTTCCAGAACTCCCAGACGACCACAGCCCCGACCACGGATCTGCAGACAGATTCACGAAAGGACAACTCATGA
- a CDS encoding aldehyde dehydrogenase: MTQSTTLPAAMPEKIRHYIGGEFVDSIDGDEFDVLNPVTNEPYITAASGKKADIEAAVAAAKTAFDEGPWPTMLPRERARILNKIADIVESRKDELAAMESFDSGLPITQAKGQAARAAENFRFFADLIVAQVDDAFKVPGRQANYVNRKPIGVAGLITPWNTPFMLESWKLGPAIATGNTVVLKPAEFTPLSASLWPGIFEEAGLPTGVFNMVNGFGEEGFAGDSLVKHPDVPLISFTGESSTGQTIFANAAPWLKGLSMELGGKSPAVVFADADIEAAVNATIFGVFSLNGERCTAGSRILVEESIYDEFVERYAAQAKRVKVGLPSDPDTEVAALVHPEHHEKVMSYVEIGKSEARLVAGGGRPEGFETGNFVQPTVFADVKPDARIFQEEIFGPVVAITPFSSDEEALELANNTKYGLAAYIWTSDLKRAHNFSQAVESGMVWLNSNNVRDLRTPFGGVKASGLGHEGGYRSIDFYTEQQSVHINLGEVHNPVFGKQ; encoded by the coding sequence ATGACACAGTCCACCACCCTGCCGGCCGCAATGCCGGAGAAGATCCGCCACTACATCGGCGGCGAGTTCGTCGACTCCATCGACGGAGACGAATTCGACGTCCTCAACCCGGTGACGAACGAGCCCTACATTACGGCGGCCTCGGGCAAGAAGGCCGATATCGAAGCCGCCGTCGCCGCGGCGAAGACGGCCTTCGACGAGGGCCCGTGGCCGACGATGCTCCCGCGCGAGCGCGCCCGCATCCTCAACAAGATCGCCGATATCGTCGAATCCCGCAAGGACGAACTCGCCGCCATGGAGTCCTTCGACTCCGGACTGCCGATCACCCAGGCCAAGGGGCAGGCGGCGCGCGCGGCGGAGAACTTCCGCTTCTTCGCCGACCTCATCGTCGCTCAGGTCGATGACGCCTTCAAGGTCCCCGGCCGCCAGGCGAACTACGTCAACCGCAAGCCGATCGGCGTGGCCGGGCTCATCACTCCGTGGAACACGCCGTTCATGCTCGAGTCCTGGAAGCTGGGACCGGCGATCGCGACCGGCAACACCGTCGTGCTCAAACCCGCCGAGTTCACCCCGCTCTCGGCCTCCCTGTGGCCGGGCATCTTCGAAGAGGCAGGACTGCCCACCGGTGTGTTCAACATGGTCAACGGCTTCGGTGAGGAAGGTTTCGCCGGCGATTCGCTCGTCAAGCACCCCGACGTTCCGCTCATCTCCTTCACCGGCGAATCGAGCACCGGCCAGACGATCTTCGCCAATGCCGCCCCCTGGCTCAAGGGCCTGTCGATGGAGCTCGGCGGCAAGTCCCCGGCTGTCGTCTTCGCCGACGCGGACATCGAGGCTGCCGTCAACGCCACGATCTTCGGCGTCTTCTCCCTCAACGGGGAGCGCTGCACCGCCGGTTCGCGCATCCTCGTCGAGGAATCGATCTACGACGAGTTCGTCGAGCGCTACGCCGCCCAGGCCAAGCGTGTGAAGGTCGGTCTGCCCTCGGATCCCGACACCGAGGTGGCTGCGCTCGTCCACCCCGAGCACCATGAGAAGGTCATGTCCTACGTCGAGATCGGCAAGTCCGAGGCCCGCCTCGTCGCCGGCGGCGGACGCCCCGAGGGCTTCGAGACCGGAAACTTCGTCCAGCCGACCGTGTTCGCCGACGTGAAGCCCGACGCGCGGATCTTCCAGGAGGAGATCTTCGGGCCCGTCGTCGCCATCACCCCGTTCTCCTCCGACGAGGAGGCCCTGGAGTTGGCGAACAACACGAAGTACGGTCTGGCCGCCTATATCTGGACCTCGGATCTCAAGCGCGCCCACAACTTCTCCCAGGCCGTCGAATCGGGAATGGTGTGGCTGAACTCGAACAACGTCCGCGACCTGCGCACCCCCTTCGGCGGCGTCAAGGCCTCGGGGCTCGGCCACGAAGGCGGCTACCGGTCGATCGACTTCTACACGGAACAGCAGTCCGTGCACATCAACCTCGGCGAGGTCCACAACCCCGTCTTCGGAAAGCAGTGA
- the hpaD gene encoding 3,4-dihydroxyphenylacetate 2,3-dioxygenase: MTKRTDMTRTSAGYFVSQETGISTDNPIATPQASPPDILRCAYMELVVTDLAVSREFYVDVLGLYVTEEDENTLYLRSTEEFIHHNLVLRKGEVAAVAAFSYRVRSPEELDKAVAFYTELGCDVRRSADGFVKGVGDSVRVVDPLGFPYEFFYQSDHVERMSWRYDLHIPGELVRLDHFNQVTPDVPRAVKYMQDLGFRVTEDIQDEEGTVYAAWMRRKSTVHDTAMTGGDGPRMHHVCFATHEKHNILSICDKLGALRRSDSIERGPGRHGVSNAFYLYLRDPDGHRVEVYTQDYYTGDPDNPVITWDVHDNQRRDWWGNPVVPSWYTDASLVLDLDGNPQPVHARTDDSEMAVTIGADGFSYTRADENEGKLGNQL; the protein is encoded by the coding sequence ATGACCAAACGCACTGATATGACTCGGACCTCCGCCGGCTATTTCGTCAGCCAGGAGACGGGCATCTCCACCGACAATCCCATCGCCACGCCGCAGGCGAGCCCGCCCGACATCCTCCGCTGCGCCTATATGGAACTCGTCGTCACCGATCTGGCCGTGTCGCGGGAGTTCTACGTCGACGTGCTCGGACTCTATGTCACCGAAGAGGACGAGAACACGCTCTACCTGCGCTCGACGGAGGAGTTCATCCACCACAACCTGGTCCTGCGCAAGGGCGAGGTCGCTGCCGTGGCTGCGTTCTCCTACCGGGTGCGCAGCCCGGAAGAGCTCGACAAGGCCGTGGCCTTCTACACCGAACTCGGCTGCGATGTCCGCCGCAGCGCCGACGGCTTCGTCAAGGGCGTGGGCGACTCCGTGCGGGTGGTCGACCCGCTCGGCTTCCCGTACGAGTTCTTCTACCAATCCGATCATGTCGAACGCATGTCGTGGCGCTACGACCTGCACATCCCCGGCGAACTCGTCCGCCTCGACCACTTCAATCAGGTCACCCCGGACGTGCCGCGGGCGGTGAAGTACATGCAGGATCTCGGGTTCCGTGTCACGGAGGACATCCAGGACGAAGAGGGCACGGTCTACGCCGCGTGGATGCGCCGCAAGTCCACCGTCCATGACACGGCGATGACCGGCGGAGACGGACCGCGCATGCACCATGTCTGCTTCGCCACGCATGAGAAGCACAACATCCTCTCCATCTGCGACAAACTCGGTGCCCTCCGCCGGTCCGACTCGATCGAACGCGGGCCCGGCCGCCACGGCGTCTCGAACGCGTTCTACCTCTACCTGCGCGACCCCGACGGACACCGCGTCGAGGTCTACACGCAGGACTACTACACCGGCGACCCGGACAATCCGGTCATCACCTGGGACGTCCACGACAATCAGCGCCGCGATTGGTGGGGCAACCCTGTTGTGCCGTCTTGGTACACGGATGCCTCACTCGTCCTCGATCTCGACGGCAACCCGCAGCCCGTGCACGCCCGCACGGACGATTCGGAGATGGCCGTGACGATCGGTGCCGACGGGTTCTCCTACACCCGCGCGGATGAAAACGAGGGCAAGCTGGGCAACCAGCTCTGA